The sequence ATCTCCACATCAAGCCAGCTCTCCTCGTCTAGCGTAGCTTCGCATACCAGGACCAAGCCCGTGTTCACCATGTTGCTCACGATTGCCCGGCCACTGTAGACCTTGCGGGAGTTGATGATGATCTCGAACTCGCCAAGGACCTCCGACAGCTGCAGAATGCTGTAGGGATTGTACACCTCGAACGTCACCAAATAACGGGTCATCCGCATCAAGGTCGCCCTCAGCTGAGTCCCTTGGCTGTTGCGGCAAAGGATGATGCTCTCGTTCTCTAAGTCTTGGCTGCTGTTCATCAACAAGCGGGTAACTGGACAGTGAAGGTCGTGCCGCGACCGGGTCGCGAACAAATCGTGATCGAACCCTTGGCTCGCTCGACGATGTGGCGCGCGATGAAGAGACCGAGGCCAGTCCCCTTCTTCTTGGTCGTGTAGCGGGGCTCAAAAACGCGTTGCGTTTCGCTCGGCGGTATTCCGTCTCCGTTGTCGCGAATGGTGAACTCGACCGATCCATTCTTTGGATACGCGCGAATCGTCACCTTGCCCAACGAACGCGGCGAAGCCTCTATCGCGTTCTGCAGCAAGTTTACCAGGATGCGAGCCGTCGCATGTCGATTCAGCTGCGGCGCCAAATCGCTCGGCTCGGCATCGACCACCAGGGCAATGCCTTTCGCCTCGGCTCGCAGGCTCACGAAGCTCGCCGCATCGTGGGCTATCTCCGACAGGCTCGCATACTCCTTGGCCAAAGCATGAGGCTCCGAAAACGCCCTCCACTGGTCGATCAAGGAGCTGAGGTAAGATACGTTCTGCTCGATCATGCGGGTGAGCTTGCGACGGGTCTCTTCGTCATCGCTCCCTTCCTTGAGCAAAAGCGTCAGGGCCTGCAAGCTGGTGAGCGGATTGCTGACGTCGTGCAAGAACGCGGACGAAACCAAGCGTTCGTCTTCTTGCGGGTAGCTCGTCTGAGCCTCGGCAACGCTCAGCTCCGCCTCTTCCACCTCCTCTTCCTCGATCAGCTCCTTCAGCCGCGACCGAAGGACAGCGGCATTGAAGGGCTTGTGCAAGCAGTCGGAGGCTCCCAGCCGCATCGACTCTTCCACTACATCCAAGGTTGCGTAGCCGGTTAGAATAATGACACGCGCCGATCGGTCTACGCTGCGGATCGACCGCAACGCCTCCAAGCCATGCTGGTCCGGCAAGTGCAAATCCAGGATGACCACGCTCGGTTGCAGCGAATCAAAAAGCCGAATTCCTTCTCTCACAGTTTCAGCCGCGTAGGGCTCGTAATCGTCCTTGAGCAGCATCGAAAGCGCGGCGCTCACGGAAGGGTCATCGTCGATGAGCAGGATCTTCTTTTTCGTATTCGTCAAAACGGTACTCTCCCAATTCTTAAAAGGACAGTTGTAGGAGCGCGCGGCAAACATACAAGAGCCAAAGCCCCCTATATTGGGCCTATCTTCCAGACATTCAAGCTTCACTAACTTCCTTTGCTAGAAAAACTTGGGGAATTGATCTAGCGTAATATACCGAACGCTGGAGTACATACCCTAAGCGCAAAAACGCAGGCCAAAACTCAGCACCCGCCGACCTCGCCGCACTCTCTTGTCGACATTTCCACAGATGAGCGAAAATCATAAGGCAGACGACAGACAGAACCAGAACTGATCCGACACAAGCAGCACCATCCGTTTTCAATCCCCCCGATGAAACGAATCGATCCTCTCAAAGCACCTACACTCTTCGGCTTCCTAAGCGCCCAGCAAGGCCCCTTCGCCTGGTTCCATTTCTGGCGGATCTTCAGCATCCTCTCGGTCGTCCCCTTCCCCCTCATTACCCAGTACATCGTCGACCACTCGATCCCGCGCGGCGACCTCGTGGAGATGCTCCTCTTCTGCGGCTACGGAGGCCTCCTCATCCTCATCCACTACGGTGGCATGTTCTTTGCCCTGCGCATCCTTTCCGAGCGAGTGCAGGTCGTGATGGTCACCCTGCGCTCGCGCATCTTCCGCAAGCTGCAATTCATGCACTTCGGTTTCCTCGACAAGACCCAGACCGGACGCCTGCTCAGCAAGTACGCCTTCGACACGCAAAACATCGAAGGCGCCATCATTCCCATCCTCCTCAACATCATCCCCGAGATCATCCGGTCCATCGCCCTCATCGGGGCCCTCGTCTGGATCAACCCCTGGAACGCCCTCTTCGTGTTCACCACCGTTCCCATCTTCGCCCTCATCCGCTTCCGCTACACCGGTCGCATCGAGCGCAAAAACCGCGAGGTCCGCCTTGCCCGCGAACGGCTCACCGGCAAGGCCAGCGAATACATATCAGCCCTGAAGTTGGTTCGCGGATACGGCCAAGAACCGCAAGTCCAAGGCGAGCTCGACGGCGTCAGCGACGCCTATTCCTCCACCCGAGTCAGCCAAATGCTGGTCAACCAAGGCATGAACGTGGCGGTCTTCACCATGCACTCCGCCATCAACATCCTGGCGGTCTGCTTCGGCGCCTACCTCGTCATCGTCGGCAAGATGAGCATCGGGGCCCTCATCGCCCTGGTGGGAGCCCTTCCCACCATCCTCAACCCGATCAACATATTCGCCCAGTTCAGCATCCAGTACCTGCTGGCCGCCGAAAGCTACAACAGCATCAAGGAACTCATCGACTCAGACTACGTCGAGCAATGGCGCGGCCAAGAACGTCCGGAGCGCCTGCGCGGCGCCATCGAGTTCCAGAACGTCTCCTTCGCCTACAAGAAGGACGGGGCCAAGGTCCTCGACAATATCCAGCTGAGCATCGCCCCCGGCGAAAACGTCGCCTTCGTCGGCGGCTCCGGTTCGGGCAAGAGCACCTTGGTCAACCTCCTGCTCGGCCTCTACGCCCCCCTCGAAGGGCACATCCTCATCGACGGCCAAGAGCAAGCCGACATCGACATGCGCCACCTGCGTCGGCAGTGCGCCATCGTCATGCAAGACAGCATTCTGCTTTCGGGCACCATCCTCGACAACATTCGCTTCGGCCGCCCCGAAGCCAGCGAAGAGGAGGCCATCGAGGCCGCCCGCCAAGCCAACGCCTGGGAGTTCATCTCCCAGCTCCCGGAAGGTCTGCAAACCCGCGTCGGAGAACGCGGAGCCAGCCTCTCCGGCGGCCAACGCCAACGCATCGCCATCGCCCGCGCCATCCTGCGCGACCCGGCTATCCTGGTACTCGACGAGGCCACTTCCGCTCTCGACAACGAGAGCGAACGCCTCGTACAGAAAGCCCTCGAAACCCTCGCCCACGGACGGACCACCATCACCATCGCCCACCGCCTCAGCACCATCCGCAGCGCCGACCGCATCGTAGTGGTCGAGTCAGGACGAATCGCTGAAAGCGGAAGCTACGACGAGTTGGCCGCAAAGGAGGGATCCAAGTTCCAAACCCTCCTCGCCGCCCAAAACGGCGTTTGATTGCCCCTTGGAGGAAGCGAGCTCTCAACGGGCGAAGCTCGTTTGCCGCGCAAAGACTGTTGTCACGCGAATGCCCAGCGGCCAAAGATAGGGCCTCACCATGCCAGAGCCGAAAGCCAACAAAGACCAAGTCTACGCCGACCCACGCGCCCAAGTCGCCGCCTTCGCATTCGACGAGCGTGTCGCCGACGTGTTCGACGACATGATCCGCCGCTCCGTCCCTGGCTACGGCATGACGCTTTCCCTGCTCGGCATCATCGCCCAGCACTACGCCAAGCCCGGCACCCGCATCTACGACCTCGGCTGCTCCCTCGGCGCCGGCATCGCATCCATGGGAGCCCAGCTCACGACCCCTGACGTCAGCTTCGTCGGCGTCGACAACTCCGCCGCCATGCTGGACCGCTGCCGTCCCAATCTCGCCACAGTCGAGAAACAGCATACCGTCGAGCTACTCTGCCAGGACATTCAAAAAACCCCCATCGAAAACGCGTCCATCGTCGCCCTCAACTTTACCCTCCAGTTCATTCCCAAGGACGAACGGCTGGAGCTTCTCACCCGCATCCGCGAGGGCCTCGCCCCCGGCGGCATCCTCGTGCTCTCCGAGAAAATCCTTTTCGACGACCCGCAAATCCAGGCCGACCTCACCACCCTGCATCACGACTTCAAGCGCTCCCAAGGCTACAGCGACCTCGAGATCGCGCAAAAGCGAGCGGCAATCGAAAACGTGCTCGTCCCAGAAACCATCGACGCCCACGAGGCACGCCTCTCTGCAGCCGGCTTCGCCCGCGACGAGATCTGGCTGCAGTGCTTCAACTTCGCCTCCTTCCTCGCCTTCAAGTGAAAGCCCCCGCGAGGAGGTTGATATCGTCTCCTCTCCCTAGGTGCCGCGCTTCGATCGATGCGCCTTCCCGCCGAACATAGCGTTTAAAAAAAGGATCTTTTCGCGTCGCAAATAAGCGATGGCCCCGCACAACGTCCAAGCCGCCGTCGCCATGATGGCGGATGACAAAGCGGAACCCGAGAAACCCAGCTCCGTTGCATGGGCGATCAGGGCACCGCTCATCAATCCCCAGCCCAATATCGCTCCCCACGCCACTCCTTGCGGGAACAGCAGCAGCAAGATCGCGACCAGTTCCAGTCCCGCTACAATGTAGCGTCCTGTCGGCTCCATGCCAAGCGTAGTGAAATTTTGGATAGCCGCCTCCGCTCCAGCGAACTTGAAATAGACGGCCGGCCCCAAAACGAGGGCCACCACTACCTGAAAGATCCAACTGCAAACCAGGGAAGATTTCATAACAAATAGGCTTACGATTTTTCCCGCAGATCCTCCAGCGTCTTCTTCAAGCTGGGGTCTTCCTGCACCATGCGATACAGATTGCTGCCGGTTGGTATAAACAAATCGTCAACCGTCAGCTCCGTCGGACAAGCCTTGCCCATCGCCACGGTGACCTCCTCTAAATCGTGCAAAGTATTTTCGATATAATGTTTCACCCGTGGGGCCTTGTCCTCCACGACAAGCCCTGCCTGCAGCTTGGGATTTTGTGTCGTAATTCCCACAGGACACGTGTTGTTGCCACACTCTCGGGATTGAATACAGCCGAGCGCGAGCATGAAGCCGCGTGCGCTGTAAATCGCGTCTGCCCCTAGGGCGAACGCGATGCTCTGCCGGGCCGCATTGATGAGCTTGCCAGCCGCAAAGACCTTCACCCGGTCTCTCACGCCCAACGATTTCAGGGTTTGTACCACCCCGTGAAGAGCTGGGTAAAGCGGCATGCCCATGTAGTCGAGAAAGGTTTTCGGCGCGGCACCAGTGCCCCCTTCGCCTCCATCCACGCTGATCCAGTCGGGAAAGGTTTCTTGGCGAGCACACTCCTTTACGAAGGCTTCAAACTCATCAAGCGAACCAATACACATTTTGCACCCAACTGGGATGTCTACCAACTTTTGGATACGCTGAATAAAACGCACCGTAGTCTCCAAATCCTCGCACTCCTTGTGGTACGGAGGGGAAATCGCGTCTTCGCCCAGCGGTATGCCGCGCATCTCCGCGATCTCCTTCGATATCTTCTCCTTGGGCAGCATCCCTCCCTTTCCCGGCTTCGCTCCTTGGGAAAACTTGATCTCGAGCATCTTCACCTTTTCATTCCCCGCGATCTCCTTGAGCTTCTCTTCGTCAAGGTCGCCCTCTTCGGTCCGTACGCCAAACTTGGCCGTGCCCAATTGGAAGATGATGTCGGCATCTTCCATGAAGTGGTATTTTGGATACCCACCTTCACCGCAATTCATGGGTATCCCAGCTTCAGCCGCTCCTCGCCCTATCGCCCGTATCGCGTGGCTCCCCAAAGCCCCATAGCTCATGGCGCTCACCATGAACGGTTTGGTCAAGGTATACGGCCTTTCCACTCCCCGCACGTCCCCGAGCGTCAGCCGATAGGGTTTCCGCTCCGGCTCACGGGTTGGAAACATGGTGTGACGCAACTTGATCTCGTTGGAGTCATACTCCATGAGCGTGCCAAACGAATCGACCGACTCCACATTCTTGGCCTTGCGGTAAACCTCAGCTCTTTCCAAGCGGTTGAAGGGACGTTCTTCCCGGTCTCCCATGAACCAATACTGGCGGAACTCAGGACCGAGGCTCTCGATTAGATAACGCCCCTGCCCCAAGACCCCAAAATTTCGCAAGATCGTATGCTCCTTTTGCACATGCCGGTAAAAGAAGTTCACGATCAGCAAAAAGGTAGCGGCCACCGTGAGAAAATGGAAATAGAAAGACACGAAGTATCCCGCCGCAAAAAAACCGAACGGCAGGGCCAGGACCACCGCGTTGGTGGTGGCAGCCAATTTGTGCAGATCGGTGCGGAGCGCTTTGGGCATGGTCGTCGGGGCTTCTAGCCGAATCTAGTTCGAGCGAATCACAAGGCTGCGAATTTCGGTCATGTCCTCGATCGCATAGCGCGGTCCTTCGCGCCCCAAGCCACTGTCCTTGACCCCACCATAAGGCAGATTGTCCACCCGCCACGAAGGCATCTCGTTGATAAGCACTCCGCCGACCTCCAACTCGTCCCAAGCCTTCATCGCGTGATCGATACGCGGGGTAAAAACGCCTGCATGAATCCCGTAGCGGCTATCGTTGGCCATCTCCAGCGCTTCGTCGAAATGCGAAAAGCGATCAATGACCGCGACGGGGCCAAAGACCTCCTCGCTCTGCAAGGGTTGGTCCTTGGGCACTCCACTCATCAAGGTGGGCTCAACCACCGCATCCTTGCGCCCCCCGCCGCACAGAATTTTTCCACCAGCCTCCTTCGCTCTCCGTATCCATTCTTCAATACGCTCCGCTTCGGATTTCGATATGATCGGACCCACGAAGACATCCTCATCCGCCGGGTCACCTGCTTTTAGCTTCTCCGTTTCGGCGACGAGCTTCTTAGTAAACGCATCCGCGACCGACTCATGCACAAGTATCCGCTGTACGGATATACAGCTCTGGCCCGACTGGTAAAAGGCACCCGTGACGACCCGCGACACGGCATCCTCAAGGTCCGCTCCATCGTCGACGATACACACCGCATTGCCGCCAAGCTCGAGAATCACCTTCTTTTTGCCAGCCTTGGACTTAAGCTTCCAGCCGACATCCGGCGAACCGGTGAAGCTCAACAGCTTCAGACGCTCGTCCTCCGTGAAGAGGTCCGCCCCTTCCCGCTTGCAAGGCAGAATCGAAAACGCACCTTCGGGCAATTCCGTTTCCGCCAGGACCTCTCCTATGATCAAAGCTCCCAAGGGAGTCCTACTTGCCGGCTTCAGGACGAAGGGGCAGCCCGCGGCGATTGCGGGAGCCACCTTGTGGGCCGTCAAGTTGAGCGGAAAGTTGAAGGGAGAGATGAAGGAGCAAGGACCTATAGGGACCCGCTTAAACATACCGCGATAGCCCTTCGTCCTCTCGCCCAGCTCGAGGTTCAGAACCTCGCCTTGGGGGTCGCGTACCGCTTCATGCGCCGCTATTTGGAAAGTCTCGATCAGTCGCGTCACCTCGCCGCGACTATCCTTGATGGGCTTGCCTGCCTCGATGCGAAGCACGGCGGCGAGTTCTTCCGCCCGCTCTTCGAAGCGTCGGACACAGTGTTCGAGGATCGCCTTTCGCTGGTAAGGGGCAAGCCGCGCCATCGGCTTGGCCGCGTCCGTTGCGGCCGCGATAGCAGACTCGATAGTGTCCACGCCCGCCATCGCTACCCGCGTGACGACCTTTCCAGAGTACTTGTCGGTCACCTCCAAGTCCTGATTGGGCGACTTCGCCTCGTTCGCTAGGTAGAAAGGATAGTTTTGCTTCAACCGTTCGTGTTTCATATTTGGATACGTTTACATGTTGAACGACCTGTATTCAGCCGACCTCCCTGCTCGCTTCGGGAATTTCCTCGAAGAGGGTTTTCACGTTGAGCGAATAATCCACCGGCAGGTCCACCACGTGAACGCCGCCCTCTTCAAAACAGCGTTCCAATCGCGGCAGCAAATCCTCGCTTGCCTCGATCCGATGCCCCTTTGCCCCATAGCTCTCCGCGTAGGAGACAAAATCCGGATTGCCGAAAGTCAGCCCGAAATCCTTGAAGCCCATGTCTTCCTGCTTCCAGCGAATCATGCCGTAGGCCGAGTCGTTCAATATCAAAACCACCAGATCCAGCTCGAGGCGTACCGCCGTCTCCAAGTCTTGAGAGTTCATCATGAACCCTCCGTCCCCGCACACCGCGACAACCTTTTTGCCAGGGTCAACCAACTTGGCCGCAATCGCAGAGGGCAACCCCGCCCCCATGCTCGCCAAAGCGTTGTCGAGCAGCACCGTGTTCGGCATCACGGCCGGATAATCGCGAGCGAACCAGAGTTTGTAGACTCCGTTGTCCAAGGCCAAAACACCGTCGTGCGGCATTGCCTCCCGCAGCAGGGCGACCAGGCGCTGCGGCAGCATTGGAAACCGATCGTCCGCCTCAAGCGGTTCGCGGTACCGCCGCGCAGCCTCGCGGGTCCGCAACGCGAAGTCGAAGTCCCAGTGCGATTGAGGCTCCAATCGCTCGTTGATCTGCCAAACACTGTTGGCGATGTCCCCGATCACCTCCGCTTGCGGGAAATAGACGGGATCTGTTTCGGCCGGCACGAAATTGACGTGAATCACTGTCCGCTCCCCTGAGTTCATGAAGAAAGGAGGCTTCTCCACCACATCGTGTCCCACATTCAATATCAGATCCG comes from Pelagicoccus enzymogenes and encodes:
- a CDS encoding DoxX family protein, giving the protein MKSSLVCSWIFQVVVALVLGPAVYFKFAGAEAAIQNFTTLGMEPTGRYIVAGLELVAILLLLFPQGVAWGAILGWGLMSGALIAHATELGFSGSALSSAIMATAAWTLCGAIAYLRREKILFLNAMFGGKAHRSKRGT
- the cmoA gene encoding carboxy-S-adenosyl-L-methionine synthase CmoA encodes the protein MPEPKANKDQVYADPRAQVAAFAFDERVADVFDDMIRRSVPGYGMTLSLLGIIAQHYAKPGTRIYDLGCSLGAGIASMGAQLTTPDVSFVGVDNSAAMLDRCRPNLATVEKQHTVELLCQDIQKTPIENASIVALNFTLQFIPKDERLELLTRIREGLAPGGILVLSEKILFDDPQIQADLTTLHHDFKRSQGYSDLEIAQKRAAIENVLVPETIDAHEARLSAAGFARDEIWLQCFNFASFLAFK
- a CDS encoding ABC transporter ATP-binding protein, with translation MKRIDPLKAPTLFGFLSAQQGPFAWFHFWRIFSILSVVPFPLITQYIVDHSIPRGDLVEMLLFCGYGGLLILIHYGGMFFALRILSERVQVVMVTLRSRIFRKLQFMHFGFLDKTQTGRLLSKYAFDTQNIEGAIIPILLNIIPEIIRSIALIGALVWINPWNALFVFTTVPIFALIRFRYTGRIERKNREVRLARERLTGKASEYISALKLVRGYGQEPQVQGELDGVSDAYSSTRVSQMLVNQGMNVAVFTMHSAINILAVCFGAYLVIVGKMSIGALIALVGALPTILNPINIFAQFSIQYLLAAESYNSIKELIDSDYVEQWRGQERPERLRGAIEFQNVSFAYKKDGAKVLDNIQLSIAPGENVAFVGGSGSGKSTLVNLLLGLYAPLEGHILIDGQEQADIDMRHLRRQCAIVMQDSILLSGTILDNIRFGRPEASEEEAIEAARQANAWEFISQLPEGLQTRVGERGASLSGGQRQRIAIARAILRDPAILVLDEATSALDNESERLVQKALETLAHGRTTITIAHRLSTIRSADRIVVVESGRIAESGSYDELAAKEGSKFQTLLAAQNGV
- a CDS encoding aldehyde dehydrogenase family protein: MKHERLKQNYPFYLANEAKSPNQDLEVTDKYSGKVVTRVAMAGVDTIESAIAAATDAAKPMARLAPYQRKAILEHCVRRFEERAEELAAVLRIEAGKPIKDSRGEVTRLIETFQIAAHEAVRDPQGEVLNLELGERTKGYRGMFKRVPIGPCSFISPFNFPLNLTAHKVAPAIAAGCPFVLKPASRTPLGALIIGEVLAETELPEGAFSILPCKREGADLFTEDERLKLLSFTGSPDVGWKLKSKAGKKKVILELGGNAVCIVDDGADLEDAVSRVVTGAFYQSGQSCISVQRILVHESVADAFTKKLVAETEKLKAGDPADEDVFVGPIISKSEAERIEEWIRRAKEAGGKILCGGGRKDAVVEPTLMSGVPKDQPLQSEEVFGPVAVIDRFSHFDEALEMANDSRYGIHAGVFTPRIDHAMKAWDELEVGGVLINEMPSWRVDNLPYGGVKDSGLGREGPRYAIEDMTEIRSLVIRSN
- a CDS encoding FMN-binding glutamate synthase family protein, which gives rise to MPKALRTDLHKLAATTNAVVLALPFGFFAAGYFVSFYFHFLTVAATFLLIVNFFYRHVQKEHTILRNFGVLGQGRYLIESLGPEFRQYWFMGDREERPFNRLERAEVYRKAKNVESVDSFGTLMEYDSNEIKLRHTMFPTREPERKPYRLTLGDVRGVERPYTLTKPFMVSAMSYGALGSHAIRAIGRGAAEAGIPMNCGEGGYPKYHFMEDADIIFQLGTAKFGVRTEEGDLDEEKLKEIAGNEKVKMLEIKFSQGAKPGKGGMLPKEKISKEIAEMRGIPLGEDAISPPYHKECEDLETTVRFIQRIQKLVDIPVGCKMCIGSLDEFEAFVKECARQETFPDWISVDGGEGGTGAAPKTFLDYMGMPLYPALHGVVQTLKSLGVRDRVKVFAAGKLINAARQSIAFALGADAIYSARGFMLALGCIQSRECGNNTCPVGITTQNPKLQAGLVVEDKAPRVKHYIENTLHDLEEVTVAMGKACPTELTVDDLFIPTGSNLYRMVQEDPSLKKTLEDLREKS
- a CDS encoding acetolactate synthase large subunit, giving the protein MKASDLFVACLESEGVEYVFGVPGEENIDFLDSLSRSRIKFVLTRHEQSAGFMASTYGRLTGKTGVCLSTLGPGATNLVTAGAYAQLGAMPLLMITGQKPINSSKQGQFQIIDVVDMMAPITKRAKQVVSGSAIPSLVRNAFSLAEEERPGAVHLELPEDVAREEVGEGKPIKASARRRPVAEEKSILQACELLRSSRRPILLVGAGANRKRTSKMLRAFAEKQGIPFVTTQMGKGVIDERSELFLGNAALSDNDFPHRALACSDLILNVGHDVVEKPPFFMNSGERTVIHVNFVPAETDPVYFPQAEVIGDIANSVWQINERLEPQSHWDFDFALRTREAARRYREPLEADDRFPMLPQRLVALLREAMPHDGVLALDNGVYKLWFARDYPAVMPNTVLLDNALASMGAGLPSAIAAKLVDPGKKVVAVCGDGGFMMNSQDLETAVRLELDLVVLILNDSAYGMIRWKQEDMGFKDFGLTFGNPDFVSYAESYGAKGHRIEASEDLLPRLERCFEEGGVHVVDLPVDYSLNVKTLFEEIPEASREVG
- a CDS encoding hybrid sensor histidine kinase/response regulator; this translates as MTNTKKKILLIDDDPSVSAALSMLLKDDYEPYAAETVREGIRLFDSLQPSVVILDLHLPDQHGLEALRSIRSVDRSARVIILTGYATLDVVEESMRLGASDCLHKPFNAAVLRSRLKELIEEEEVEEAELSVAEAQTSYPQEDERLVSSAFLHDVSNPLTSLQALTLLLKEGSDDEETRRKLTRMIEQNVSYLSSLIDQWRAFSEPHALAKEYASLSEIAHDAASFVSLRAEAKGIALVVDAEPSDLAPQLNRHATARILVNLLQNAIEASPRSLGKVTIRAYPKNGSVEFTIRDNGDGIPPSETQRVFEPRYTTKKKGTGLGLFIARHIVERAKGSITICSRPGRGTTFTVQLPAC